One genomic window of Struthio camelus isolate bStrCam1 chromosome 1, bStrCam1.hap1, whole genome shotgun sequence includes the following:
- the ADIPOR2 gene encoding adiponectin receptor protein 2 — MNELTELDNAGSPEPGLRLRKGHMSSTATHSDVEEDSSEQRLLLVEPSLSSDQENSSEDNNHNNESPQEDEGFMGMSPLLQAHHAMERMEEFVCKVWEGRWRVIPHDVLPDWLKDNDYLLHGHRPPMPSFRACFKSIFRIHTETGNIWTHLLGCVFFLCLGIFYMFRPNMSFVAPVQEKVVVGLFFLGAILCLSFSWLFHTVYCHSEGVSRLFSKLDYSGIALLIMGSFVPWLYYSFYCNPQPCFIYLIVICVLGIAAIIVSQWDMFATPQYRGVRAGVFLGLGLSGVIPTLHFVISEGLLKAATMGQIGWLALMACLYITGAALYAARIPERFFPGKCDIWFHSHQLFHVFVVAGAFVHFHGVSNLQEFRFTVGGGCTEEEGMQ; from the exons ATGAATGAACTAACGGAACTCGATAATGCTGGTTCTCCAGAGCCAGGTCTGCGGCTCAGGAAAGGACACATGTCTAGCACTGCAACGCACTCGGACGTTGAAGAGGACAGCTCTGAGCAGAGGCTTCTTCTAGTGGAGCCATCTCTGTCTTCTGACCAGGAAAAT aGTTCTGAGGATAATAACCACAATAATGAATCCCCTCAAGAAGATGAAGGGTTTATGGGTATGTCACCTCTTCTACAAGCCCACCATGCTATGGAGAGAATGGAAGAATTTGTGTGCAAG GTGTGGGAGGGCCGATGGAGAGTCATTCCGCACGATGTTCTGCCTGACTGGCTAAAGGACAACGACTACTTGCTGCATGGACACAGACCGCCCATGCCTTCCTTTCGGGCTTGTTTCAAGAGTATCTTCAGAATACACACAGAGACTGGTAACATCTGGACACATCTTCTAg GATGTGTGTTCTTCCTGTGTCTGGGAATCTTCTACATGTTCCGGCCAAACATGTCCTTTGTAGCACCTGTGCAGGAGAAAGTAGTTGTTGGATTGTTCTTTCTGGGAGCCATACTTTGCCTCTCCTTCTCATGGCTCTTCCACACAGTTTATTGCCACTCGGAAGGTGTTTCTCGGCTCTTCTCCAA GCTGGATTATTCTGGCATTGCACTTCTCATTATGGGCAGCTTTGTACCGTGGCTGTACTACTCCTTCTATTGCAACCCACAGCCTTGCTTCATCTACTTGATTGTGATTTGTGTCCTGGGCATTGCAGCCATAATTGTCTCACAGTGGGACATGTTTGCAACCCCTCAATACCGGGGTGTAAGGGCAG GAGTATTTCTAGGTCTGGGTCTTAGTGGGGTTATTCCCACCCTGCACTTTGTCATCTCTGAGGGGCTCCTGAAGGCAGCCACAATGGGGCAAATAGGCTGGCTGGCACTCATGGCATGCCTGTACATCACTGGTGCTGCACTATATGCTGCCCGCATCCCGGAGAGATTCTTCCCTGGCAAGTGTGATATCTGG ttCCACTCCCATCAGCTGTTTCACGTCTTTGTAGTGGCTGGTGCTTTTGTGCATTTCCACGGAGTTTCAAACCTTCAGGAGTTCCGTTTCACGGTTGGAGGAGGCTGCACAGAAGAAGAGGGAATGCAGTAA